A genomic stretch from Malus domestica chromosome 15, GDT2T_hap1 includes:
- the LOC103400835 gene encoding uncharacterized protein — translation MENHKQMERDEAGPMAVEAAEEEENGQVGSSLTLERVAAAKQFIESHYKAQMKHIQDRKQRRSVLEKKLASEHVPEEEQINLLKDLERTETQYIRLKRHKICVDDFDLLAIIGRGAFGEVRLCREKKSGNIYAMKKLKKSEMLSRGQVEHVRAERNLLAEVASHCIVKLYYSFQDAEYLYLVMEYLPGGDMMTLLIREESLTETIARFYIAQCVLAIESIHKHNYIHRDIKPDNLLLDKNGHMKLSDFGLCKPLDCSNLSSINENEVLDDENLHETMDIDESFPETKNGRRWKSPLEQLQHWQINRRKLAFSTVGTPDYIAPEVLLKKGYGMECDWWSLGAIMYEMLVGYPPFYSDDPVTTCRKIVHWKNHLKFPVEARLTPEAKDLIGRFLCDVENRLCRADQIKAHPWFRDIAWDRLYETEAAFKPEVNDELDTQNFMKYDEVDPPAPGRTGSGPMRKTLLTPKDLSFVGYTYKNFEAVKGLHHSSDLKRSTSLNRTSVDSSQSDSVLDYSTKYSSYDMEAQVLAASEDVMSE, via the exons ATGGAGAACCATAAGCAGATGGAGAGGGACGAGGCGGGGCCCATGGCGGTGGAggcggcggaggaggaggagaacgGGCAGGTGGGGTCCAGCCTGACCCTGGAGagggtggctgcggcaaagcaGTTCATAGAGAGCCACTACAAGGCTCAGATGAAGCACATCCAGGACCGTAAACAGAG GCGCTCGGtgctggaaaagaagttggCATCTGAACATGTACCAGAGGAGGAACAGATCAATTTGTTGAAGGATTTGGAGCGCACAGAGACTCAATACATTCGCCTTAAAAGGCACAAGATTTGTGTAGATGATTTTGACCTTTTGGCCATAATTGGGAGAGGGGCCTTCGGAGAG GTTAGACTGTGCCGGGAGAAGAAATCTGGCAATATTTACGCCATGAAAAAGTTGAAGAAGTCAGAAATGCTCAGTAGGGGGCAG GTTGAACATGTTAGAGCTGAAAGGAATTTGCTTGCAGAGGTTGCCAGTCATTGCATTGTGAAACTTTACTATTCCTTTCAAGATGCTGAATACTTGTATCTAGTCATGGAATATCTACCTGGTGGTGACATGATGACTTTGCTTATCAGAGAAGAGTCTTTGACTGAAACTATTGCTAGATTTTACATTGCGCAATGTGTTCTGGCCATAGAATCTATTCACAAACATAACTACATTCACAG agACATAAAACCAGACAATCTTCTGTTAGACAAAAATGGTCACATGAAGCTTTCTGATTTTGGTCTTTGCAAGCCTCTTGATTGCTCAAATTTATCTTCCATAAATGAAAATGAAGTGCTTGATGATGAGAACCTGCATGAGACAATGGATATTGATGAATCCTTCCCAGAAACCAAAAATGGGAGGCGCTGGAAAAGCCCGCTTGAGCAACTTCAGCATTGGCAGATAAACAGGAGAAAATTG GCATTTTCTACAGTTGGAACTCCAGATTACATCGCTCCAGAGGTATTGTTGAAGAAAGGATACGGCATGGAGTGTGACTG GTGGTCACTTGGTGCAATAATGTATGAGATGCTGGTTGGTTATCCTCCATTTTACTCTGATGATCCAGTCACAACATGCAGAAAG ATTGTACATTGGAAAAATCACTTGAAATTTCCTGTCGAGGCAAGGTTGACACCTGAAGCAAAGGATCTGATTGGTAGGTTCCTTTGCGATGTTGAAAATAGACTTTGTAGAGCAGACCAAATTAAG GCTCATCCTTGGTTTAGAGATATTGCATGGGACAGACTTTACGAGACGGAGGCAGCATTTAAACCAGAGGTCAATGATGAACTTGATACTCAAAACTTTATGAAGTATGATGAG GTGGATCCACCAGCACCTGGAAGAACTGGATCTGGACCAATGAGAAAG ACGTTGTTGACTCCTAAAGATCTCAGTTTTGTTGGCTACACATACAAGAATTTTGAGGCTGTCAAAGGGTTGCATCATTCATCTG ATCTAAAGAGAAGTACATCGCTGAACCGGACATCTGTTGACTCTTCTCAAA GTGATTCTGTACTGGACTACTCCACTAAGTATTCCTCGTACGACATGGAAGCTCAGGTACTTGCTGCATCAGAGGATGTCATGTCAGAGTGA
- the LOC103400832 gene encoding uncharacterized protein: MSSCSSMASLLIPPPTLPLQLKEDGIRVSTLLTNPSSKIDRTGLRSCRRHGRCSVAKAKATVEEDVLEKQSVGAQDKNDFGVVSVHHVGLLCENLERSLSFYQNILGLEINEARPHDKLPYRGAWLWVGSEMIHLMELPNPDPLTGRPTHGGRDRHTCIAIRDVSKLKVILDDAGIPYTLSKSGRPAIFTRDPDANALEFTQV, from the exons ATGAGCAGCTGCTCTTCCATGGCTTCCCTTCTCATCCCACCTCCCACCCTTCCCCTCCAACTCAAG GAAGATGGGATTAGAGTCAGCACTTTACTTACGAACCCATCATCTAAAATTGACCGGACCGGTCTGAGAAGTTGCAGGCGTCACGGACGGTGTTCTGTGGCGAAAGCTAAGGCGACCGTTGAAGAAGATGTACTGGAGAAGCAATCAGTCGGTGCTCAGGACAAAAATG ATTTTGGAGTTGTTAGTGTCCACCATGTCGGATTGCTGTGTGAAAACCTTGAAAGATCTCTCAGCTTTTACCAGAACATTTTGg ggctTGAAATAAATGAGGCAAGGCCACATGATAAGCTCCCCTACAGAGGTGCTTGGTTATGGGTTGGTTCAGAGATGATTCATCTCATGGAACTTCCAAATCCCGACCCTTTGACCGGAAGACCAACGCATGGAGGCCGCGACCGCCATACTTGTATTGCAATCCGGGATGTGTCTAAGCTGAAAGTAATCCTCGACGATGCTG GTATCCCCTACACGCTGAGCAAGTCCGGGAGGCCGGCGATTTTCACTCGAGACCCGGATGCAAATGCTCTGGAGTTTACTCAAGTTTAA
- the LOC103415873 gene encoding protein ALP1-like: MEITPFPLLSQEDDSHFYTLLSDMDEFDINGGNHTLKKRRKDDGNNHGGGAGAAPGAMSDILASLILLDEEEKLEQESYLVEAQQERSMLEDNHRQKTRAMEEYYSDIQQHHSQSDESDLSRAKRSRQSASAAAAAAAEASAAGPDPSSSAMIPGPHRRLWVKDRPKVWWENLGRPDVSEEEFRKAFRMSKGTFDMICAELESAVFKKNTMLREAIPVRQRVAVCIYRLATGEPLREVSRRFGLGISTCHKLVLEVCVAIKTVLMHKFLQWPDEGRMQEIKEEFEATSGIPNVAGSMYTTHISIIAPKVNVAAYFNKRHTERNQKTSYSVTVQGIVDPRGVFTDVCIGWPGSMPDDQVLEKSALFQRANRGLLKDVWVVGNAGFPLMDWVLVPYTHQNLTWTQHAFNEKIGEVEGVAKDAFAKLKGRWSCLQKRTEIKLQDLPVVLGACCVLHNICAMRNDELDPEFEFELFDDLATPENSLRSAGSVQARDHIAHNLLHHGLAAGTGSGFL; this comes from the coding sequence ATGGAAATTACTCCGTTCCCATTACttagtcaagaagatgactcccATTTCTATACCCTGTTGTCTGACATGGACGAATTCGACATAAATGGCGGGAATCACACCCTGAAGAAGCGGAGAAAGGACGATGGAAACAACCATGGTGGCGGCGCTGGAGCTGCTCCGGGGGCAATGAGCGACATACTTGCCTCGCTGATTCTGCTGGACGAGGAGGAGAAGCTGGAGCAGGAGAGCTACTTGGTCGAAGCCCAGCAGGAAAGATCGATGCTTGAAGATAATCACAGGCAGAAGACTCGAGCTATGGAGGAGTACTACTCTGATATTCAGCAGCACCATTCTCAATCCGACGAATCGGACCTGTCTAGGGCGAAACGGAGTCGACAGTCCGCTTCCGCTGCGGCCGCTGCTGCAGCTGAGGCCTCCGCGGCCGGTCCGGACCCGAGTTCGAGTGCTATGATCCCGGGTCCGCACCGGAGGCTTTGGGTGAAGGACAGGCCCAAGGTGTGGTGGGAGAATTTGGGCCGCCCAGACGTTTCGGAGGAGGAGTTTCGAAAAGCTTTTCGGATGAGCAAGGGGACGTTCGACATGATCTGCGCGGAGCTGGAGTCGGCGGTTTTTAAGAAGAACACAATGCTGCGCGAGGCAATTCCGGTGCGCCAACGCGTGGCGGTGTGCATATATCGGCTTGCCACCGGGGAGCCGCTCCGGGAGGTTTCGAGACGTTTCGGGCTGGGAATCTCCACCTGCCACAAGCTGGTTCTGGAAGTTTGCGTTGCCATCAAGACTGTCTTGATGCACAAGTTTCTCCAGTGGCCGGACGAGGGCAGGATGCAGGAGATCAAGGAGGAGTTCGAGGCCACTTCCGGAATTCCAAATGTTGCTGGGTCTATGTACACCACCCACATATCAATTATTGCTCCAAAGGTGAATGTGGCTGCGTATTTCAACAAGCGGCACACGGAACGCAACCAGAAAACTTCGTATTCGGTCACGGTTCAAGGGATTGTCGATCCGAGAGGCGTTTTCACCGACGTTTGCATCGGCTGGCCGGGTTCGATGCCGGACGATCAGGTGCTGGAGAAGTCTGCATTGTTCCAGAGAGCAAACAGAGGACTCTTGAAGGATGTGTGGGTTGTGGGAAATGCTGGGTTTCCACTGATGGATTGGGTGCTGGTTCCTTACACCCACCAGAACTTGACGTGGACCCAGCACGCATTCAATGAGAAAATCGGAGAAGTGGAAGGGGTGGCTAAAGATGCATTTGCAAAGCTCAAAGGGAGGTGGTCTTGCTTGCAGAAGAGGACTGAGATCAAGCTGCAGGACTTGCCTGTTGTGCTTGGGGCTTGCTGTGTTTTGCACAATATTTGTGCAATGAGGAATGATGAGCTCGATCCCGAGTTCGAGTTCGAGCTCTTCGACGATTTGGCAACGCCGGAAAATAGTCTGAGGTCGGCGGGATCGGTGCAGGCGAGGGATCATATTGCTCATAATTTGTTGCACCATGGCCTTGCTGCAGGCACCGGTTCTGGTTTTCTATAG